The DNA sequence CGGACGACTTCGAACTGCTCGCCTACCGCACCGAGTCCCTGCACGTGGTCATCACCGACCGGAACCTGAGCGGCCGCACCATCCGCACCCTGCGCCACGAGGAGTTCATGCCGGGCGTCTTCGTCGACGGGCACTGGCGGGCCGGCGCCGACCTGCGGGTCCGCCTCGACAGCACCGTGGAGCGGGGCGACACCCTGGTCCTCACGGGGCCGCGCAGCCGGGTGGAGGCGGCCGCGGCGGAGCTGGGCAAGCCGGTGCCGACCAGCTTCGCGACGGACATGGTGTGGATCGCGCTCGGGCTCTTCCTCGGCGGCTGCCTCGGCATCCCGGCGCTGCACGCGGCCGGCGCGCCGCTGTCGCTGTCCACCTCCACCGGGGCGCTGCTGATGGGGCTGGTCTTCGGCTGGATCCGGAGCAAGTACCCCACGTACGGGAACCTGCCGTCGGCCGCGCAGTGGCTGATGGGCACGCTCGGCCTGTGCGTGTTCGTCACGGTCGTCGGACTCAACGCGGGCCCGAGCTTCGTGCCGGGCCTGCGCGAAGCCGGCTGGCCGCTGTTGCTGTGGGGCGCCGCCGTGACGAGCGTGCCGCTGCTGGCCGGATTCGCCTACGGGCACTTCGTGCAGCGGCTCCCCCTCCCGATCCTGCTCGGCGCCCTGGCCGGAGCCCAGACCACGACGGCCGCCCTCGGCGCCCTGACGGAACGCGCCCGCAGCCAGATCCCGGCCCTGGGGACGACGGTCCCGTACGCCCTGGGCAACGTCCTGCTGACGATGTGGGGGTCGGTGATCGTGCTGCTGCGGCGGTGAGGAACCACCGGCGGTGAGCGCTGCCCAATTCCTCATCGACACGAGCGCGTTGGCCCGACTCATGCGGGGCGACGCGGAACAGTACGGCTGGGACCAGGCGGCGGCCGGTCTCTTCGCCACCTGCCCGATCACCGAGCTGGATTTCTTCCACAGCGCACGGTCCGCCGAGGACCGGGTCCGTGGGATCGAGGACATGCGCCTGTTGTTCGGCTGGGTGCCGATCGACGACCGCGCCTACCTCCAGTGGTACGGCCGGGCGGCTGAGAGGTAGGGACGGCGGACCGCCTCGACGGATCGGGAACCGGCGGCTAGCCGTGGGGGATCAGGGCCACCGGGCTGTGGGCGTGGTGGGCCACCGCGTGGTCCGTGGGGCCCATGCCGTGGAGGGGGCGGTGGTGGCGGCGGCCGACGACCAGGAGGTCGGCCTCGGCCGACTCGTCGAGCAAGAGCTGCGCCGGGTCGCCGGGGCGGGTCACGCACTCGGCCGCCACCAGCGGGTGGCGCGCGCCGGCCGCGGACACCGCCGCTTCGAGCGGCTCCGGGCCTGCCGGGCCCGCTTGCACCGCGTGCACCGCGCGCAGCGGGAGCGCGTGGCGCGCCGCCCAGGCGTACGCGAAGTCGAGCACCGCGGCGTAGTCGCCCGCCGGGTCCACCCCCACGACGACCCCGTGTCCGTGCGGCGCACGCTCGGCGGGCTCCCGTACCAGGACCACGGGGACCTCGGCGCGCCCCGCGACGTGCAGCGCCGTGGAGCCGAGGCGGGGGACCACGTGGCGGTCCTCGCCGCTCGCACCGAGCACGATCAGCCCGGCGCCCGACCGGGCCGCCGCCCGCGGGATCTCGTTGCCGGGTCCGCCCTCGGCGGTGGCCGCCTCGACGGTCAGGCCCTGGTGGGTGGTGCGGAGTTCCTCGACGAGCGCCGACAGCGCGGTCCTCGCCACGCGCTCGCTCTCGCCGAGCACGGGCTGGAACTCCACGGAGATCGGCTGGATGGTGGGCCAGGCCTGGCCCACGTGGAGCAGCCGGAGCGGCGCCCCGGCCGCCAGGGCCTCACGTGCGGCCCACCGGGCCGCGGCGACGCTCCGGGCGGACCCGTCGAACCCCACGAGGACGGGGAGGGCGGGGAGGACAGGAGCCGCGGGCGGGACAGGCTGGTCGGACGGGACGGACATCGGCGGCACCCTTCGTTCACATGCCGCGGCCAATTCCTGGTCGCTCCTACGACGCTACGCCAACCGCCGCATTTACCCCTCTTCGCGGCTTTTGGCAGGCGGGAGTTTGATGGCAGGTCCTCGGGCCTGTCGGGCCCGTTACCGCCTCGTCTCCGTGGTGACCCGGGAGTCGGTCGAGGAGCTCGGCATCGCGGTCGGGGTCAGCGTGACGGCCCGGGTGAAGTCCACGGACGTCCCTATCGACCTGGCTTTTTGGCCCCGGCCCGCGAAGGGCGGCGCGGGGTGGCTAGCAGCGCAGCGCCGCGTACAGGTCCAGCTTG is a window from the Streptomyces sp. NBC_01244 genome containing:
- a CDS encoding universal stress protein, with translation MSVPSDQPVPPAAPVLPALPVLVGFDGSARSVAAARWAAREALAAGAPLRLLHVGQAWPTIQPISVEFQPVLGESERVARTALSALVEELRTTHQGLTVEAATAEGGPGNEIPRAAARSGAGLIVLGASGEDRHVVPRLGSTALHVAGRAEVPVVLVREPAERAPHGHGVVVGVDPAGDYAAVLDFAYAWAARHALPLRAVHAVQAGPAGPEPLEAAVSAAGARHPLVAAECVTRPGDPAQLLLDESAEADLLVVGRRHHRPLHGMGPTDHAVAHHAHSPVALIPHG